A window from Symbiopectobacterium purcellii encodes these proteins:
- a CDS encoding DUF4810 domain-containing protein, with the protein MSYGKKGALLLAAAVLAGCATEPKTIYSWDNYQPTLYQYYQQDKTSPEEQITALNLALEKAKAKNKPVPPGLHAQLGLLYANTGRGTEARQQFETEKAQFPESAPYMDFLLSKNKGVAK; encoded by the coding sequence ATGTCTTATGGAAAAAAAGGCGCACTGCTGCTGGCGGCAGCGGTGTTGGCAGGTTGTGCCACAGAACCCAAAACGATTTACAGCTGGGATAATTATCAACCGACGCTGTATCAATATTATCAACAGGACAAAACCAGCCCTGAAGAACAGATCACCGCGCTGAATCTGGCGCTGGAAAAGGCCAAAGCGAAAAATAAACCGGTTCCGCCCGGCTTACACGCTCAGCTTGGCTTACTCTACGCCAATACCGGGCGGGGCACGGAAGCTCGTCAACAGTTCGAAACGGAAAAAGCGCAATTTCCAGAATCTGCGCCGTACATGGATTTTCTGTTGAGCAAAAATAAAGGAGTGGCCAAATGA
- a CDS encoding DUF799 domain-containing protein, producing MTRLLGFLGLAFALVLTGCAKPAPYDYTAFKQSRPKSILVLPPLNHSPDIKAGPSMLTQVTYPLAEAGYYVLPVAVVDETFKQNGMTTAQDIHAVSIDKLRQIFGADAALYLDVKDYGSKYMVLSSETRVTAEAKLVDLKTGKQIWNGVATASSSEQQSNSNGVLGALVQAAIEQIASTVSDKGHDIAGITSVRLLSAGTPRGVLYGPRSLQYGKDGL from the coding sequence ATGACGCGTTTGTTGGGATTTCTCGGACTGGCATTCGCTTTGGTCCTGACCGGTTGTGCCAAGCCGGCACCGTATGATTACACCGCGTTTAAGCAAAGTCGGCCGAAATCTATTCTGGTGCTGCCGCCGCTCAACCACTCCCCGGATATTAAAGCGGGTCCCAGCATGTTGACACAGGTGACCTATCCGCTGGCGGAAGCGGGATATTATGTGTTGCCGGTGGCGGTAGTGGATGAAACCTTCAAGCAAAACGGCATGACCACAGCGCAGGATATTCATGCTGTTAGCATCGATAAGCTGCGCCAGATTTTCGGGGCTGATGCTGCGCTTTATTTGGATGTTAAAGATTACGGCTCCAAGTACATGGTGCTTAGCAGCGAAACCCGTGTAACGGCGGAAGCAAAGCTGGTGGATTTGAAAACCGGCAAGCAGATTTGGAACGGCGTTGCCACGGCTTCCAGCAGCGAGCAGCAATCCAACTCCAATGGCGTCCTTGGTGCGCTGGTGCAGGCGGCGATAGAACAGATCGCCAGCACGGTGTCTGACAAAGGGCACGATATTGCGGGTATCACCAGCGTGCGCCTGCTCTCCGCGGGCACGCCGCGCGGTGTGCTGTATGGCCCACGTTCGCTGCAATATGGTAAAGATGGCCTGTAA
- the ddlA gene encoding D-alanine--D-alanine ligase, translated as MKKLRVGIIFGGKSAEHEVSLQSAKNIIDAIDKAKFDVTLLGIDKQGAWHINDASNYLLNAENPALIALNRSNKSVALIPGQTQQQVIESQNAHALTQLDVIFPIVHGTLGEDGSLQGLLRMANIPFVGSSVLGSAVSMDKDVTKRLLRDAGLLVAPFVTLNRANRQHHSFTSVSRALGLPLFIKPANQGSSVGVSKVRNEAEFQQAVELAFQFDHKVLVEAAIVGREIECAVLGNDHPKASVCGEIVLSDEFYSYDTKYINEQGALVRAPADLTPDINEKIQHIALQAFQALECQGMARVDVFLTPDDDVIINEVNTLPGFTNISMYPKLWQASGLSYTDLITALIELALERQESDRALASSVR; from the coding sequence ATGAAAAAGCTACGCGTGGGCATCATTTTTGGCGGTAAATCCGCTGAGCACGAGGTCTCGTTACAATCGGCCAAGAATATTATTGATGCCATTGATAAAGCCAAGTTTGATGTGACACTGCTTGGTATCGACAAGCAGGGGGCGTGGCATATCAACGATGCGTCTAACTACCTGCTGAATGCCGAGAACCCCGCGCTGATCGCGTTGAACCGCTCCAACAAAAGCGTAGCGCTGATCCCCGGCCAAACACAGCAGCAAGTGATCGAAAGCCAGAATGCCCACGCCCTTACCCAGTTGGATGTTATTTTTCCTATCGTGCACGGCACGCTGGGGGAAGACGGTTCACTGCAAGGCTTGCTGAGAATGGCCAATATTCCGTTTGTTGGCAGCAGCGTACTGGGCTCCGCGGTCAGCATGGATAAAGACGTCACCAAACGTCTACTGCGTGATGCAGGCTTGCTGGTAGCACCGTTTGTTACCCTGAATCGCGCCAATCGCCAACATCACAGCTTCACCAGCGTCAGTCGCGCGCTCGGGCTACCACTGTTTATCAAGCCAGCCAATCAGGGCTCGTCTGTCGGCGTGAGCAAAGTTCGTAACGAAGCAGAATTTCAGCAAGCCGTGGAGCTGGCTTTCCAGTTCGATCACAAGGTGCTGGTGGAAGCGGCAATTGTTGGCAGAGAAATTGAGTGTGCGGTGCTGGGTAACGATCACCCGAAGGCCAGCGTCTGTGGCGAAATTGTGCTGAGCGACGAGTTTTACTCTTACGATACCAAATACATCAACGAACAAGGTGCGCTGGTGCGAGCGCCTGCGGATCTTACGCCTGACATTAACGAAAAAATCCAACATATTGCCTTGCAAGCTTTCCAGGCGCTGGAATGTCAGGGCATGGCGCGTGTCGACGTTTTCCTCACGCCGGACGATGACGTGATTATCAATGAAGTGAATACGCTGCCCGGCTTCACCAACATCAGCATGTATCCAAAACTGTGGCAGGCCAGCGGCCTAAGCTATACCGACCTCATTACGGCATTAATCGAGTTAGCGTTAGAGCGACAGGAAAGCGATCGCGCTCTGGCAAGTTCTGTTCGATAA
- a CDS encoding putative quinol monooxygenase, which translates to MLKVIAEDFIQPEAIEIVLPLYRELVEATKREPLCIAYDLYVDEKDIGHFIFIEEWPDRAALDEHCASEHFKRLVPMIDQYKRKEATYILMGAFDENNDTRLFNQ; encoded by the coding sequence ATGCTAAAAGTGATTGCTGAAGATTTTATCCAGCCAGAGGCGATTGAAATCGTCCTCCCGCTGTATCGAGAGTTGGTTGAGGCCACCAAGAGAGAGCCGCTGTGCATTGCCTACGATTTGTATGTCGACGAGAAAGACATCGGGCACTTTATCTTCATCGAAGAGTGGCCAGACCGTGCGGCGCTGGATGAGCACTGCGCCAGCGAACACTTCAAACGCCTGGTGCCGATGATCGATCAGTACAAGCGAAAAGAGGCGACCTATATATTGATGGGCGCTTTTGATGAAAATAATGACACGCGGCTATTTAACCAATAG
- the mnmE gene encoding tRNA uridine-5-carboxymethylaminomethyl(34) synthesis GTPase MnmE yields MSHTDTIVAQATPPGRGGVGILRVSGQQAADVARAVLGKLPKPRHADYLPFRDADGSALDQGIAIWFPGPNSFTGEDVLELQGHGGPVILDLLMQRILALPGLRIARPGEFSERAFLNDKLDLAQAEAIADLIDASSEQAARSALNTLQGAFSTRIHRLVEALIHLRIYVEAAIDFPDEEIDFLSDGKIEAELNGVMADLADVQAEAHQGSLLREGTKVVIAGRPNAGKSSLLNALAGREAAIVTAIAGTTRDVLREHIHIDGMPLHIIDTAGLRDASDEVERIGIERAWQEIEQADRVLFMVDSTTTDATSPAEIWPEFMARLPATLPITVVRNKADITGEQQGIEEVNTYSLIRLSAKTGDGVDILRNHLKQSMGFTSNTEGGFLARRRHLQALETAAQHLEQGKEQLVSAYAGELLAEELRLAQQALSEITGEFTSDDLLGRIFSSFCIGK; encoded by the coding sequence ATGAGCCATACCGATACCATCGTAGCCCAAGCCACGCCCCCCGGACGCGGCGGCGTAGGTATTTTGCGCGTGTCCGGCCAGCAGGCCGCCGACGTGGCGCGTGCCGTACTGGGTAAATTACCCAAACCGCGCCATGCGGATTATCTGCCGTTTCGCGATGCCGACGGTAGCGCGCTGGATCAGGGTATTGCCATATGGTTTCCTGGCCCCAACTCCTTCACCGGCGAGGATGTGCTGGAACTGCAAGGGCACGGTGGCCCGGTTATCCTTGATTTGCTGATGCAGCGCATTCTGGCACTGCCCGGCCTGCGCATTGCGCGCCCCGGCGAGTTCTCCGAGCGTGCGTTTCTCAATGACAAACTCGATCTGGCACAGGCCGAAGCTATCGCAGACCTGATCGATGCCAGCTCTGAGCAAGCGGCACGATCTGCGCTGAATACCCTGCAAGGCGCCTTCTCTACCCGCATTCACCGTCTGGTGGAGGCGCTGATTCACCTGCGCATCTATGTCGAGGCGGCCATTGATTTCCCTGATGAAGAGATCGATTTCCTCTCTGACGGCAAGATTGAAGCGGAACTCAACGGCGTGATGGCCGATCTGGCGGATGTTCAGGCCGAAGCGCATCAAGGCAGTCTGCTGCGTGAAGGCACGAAGGTAGTGATTGCAGGTCGCCCCAATGCGGGGAAATCGAGCCTGCTCAACGCACTGGCCGGGCGTGAGGCGGCAATCGTGACCGCTATCGCGGGTACCACGCGCGACGTGCTGCGCGAACATATCCATATCGACGGCATGCCGCTGCATATCATCGACACCGCCGGGCTGCGCGATGCCAGCGACGAAGTGGAGCGCATCGGCATTGAACGCGCCTGGCAAGAGATTGAACAGGCGGACCGCGTACTGTTTATGGTCGATAGCACCACCACTGACGCCACATCGCCTGCTGAAATTTGGCCGGAGTTTATGGCACGCCTGCCCGCCACACTGCCGATTACCGTGGTGCGCAATAAAGCCGACATTACGGGCGAGCAACAAGGCATTGAAGAGGTAAACACTTACTCACTGATTCGCCTGTCCGCCAAAACCGGTGATGGCGTCGATATCCTGCGTAACCATCTAAAACAGAGCATGGGCTTTACCAGCAACACCGAAGGGGGCTTCCTGGCACGCCGCCGCCACCTGCAAGCGCTGGAAACCGCCGCACAGCATCTGGAACAGGGCAAAGAACAGTTAGTGAGCGCTTACGCAGGTGAACTGCTGGCAGAAGAGCTGCGGCTGGCACAACAGGCACTGAGTGAGATCACCGGGGAATTTACTTCCGATGACTTGTTGGGGCGGATTTTCTCGAGTTTTTGTATTGGCAAGTAG